The Bacteroidota bacterium DNA segment TGCAGAACTAGCAATTGTAGGAGTTGATATTTCCAAAGAAGTGAAGATGTTTTTAATGAGAATATTGGATGGTTTTGCACAAAAGATAAATCCAGCTGCAATCGCGATGTATTTTAAAGGAATGTCAAAGATGAAATCTACTCCACAGTAACTATAATAAATAAAAGATATCGAAGTCAATGAAGTTAAATGAACTATCTGGTCTGTGAAAAAGTAGAAACTTTCTTTTCTTCTAAATTTTAATTGAAAATAACTTTTTAGAACATCCGTTGTGAAGTGAATTATAGTCAATAAGGTCACACATTTTAAAAATCCATAATCAAATGATAGTAAATATGAAAACATAAAAATTACCATAGCATGCCAAAGATGATACCAGGTAACAGCT contains these protein-coding regions:
- a CDS encoding DUF3307 domain-containing protein; amino-acid sequence: MLHKFILLQLIAHLLGDFIFQPHSWTIKKKVKAVTWYHLWHAMVIFMFSYLLSFDYGFLKCVTLLTIIHFTTDVLKSYFQLKFRRKESFYFFTDQIVHLTSLTSISFIYYSYCGVDFIFDIPLKYIAIAAGFIFCAKPSNILIKNIFTSLEISTPTIASSADENKDLPNAGKLIGVMERFLVLSLILVGQYSAVGLIIAAKSILRFRDNKKNEYVLVGTMLSFGIATILGIIISLISVN